In Caldisalinibacter kiritimatiensis, a single genomic region encodes these proteins:
- a CDS encoding efflux RND transporter permease subunit, translating to MNAYVKLIKNNRKIFIVFFILLNIFAIAGVTKLKIKSDFDIFTPQNSEHKQILDEMNSTFNTSEQTIFLVEIDSQDISLNVIKQFRQIQNFLEGIDNIEFINGPAPEKIEMDDESINLNTTLTEENLDFLKEHYEGMGELSTLIQKNNKIYGLFTVFHGNSFGGNGLKQIENYLNNNQITHYITGDMYMQHKIIDYILMILCFLPPAAFLLIFIVFRTQMGNIKATFLSILPAGIAALWTMGTIGWIGKPVSIITVLAPIFTIVIGSADGLHFVSHVQDSCSEGKGRIRSIVETLKMVGVPMIITTVTSMAGFMSLLVMNTDAIKDLALFASLGILLAGVATWYVLPLILVGNINLNKPVSNGIFFTRKIKRLWGVASIVIVIILLVVAFIGIQNLSTEFNQLLIYRNHTKVYESFEKIMEVNDGSIPVYLYIKTEKDPLEPSYAHRFTKLEKDLVNSKYVKKAISTYDALSLVNAGLLELEHPTYPRNLKQVNYISSLIITEDNNPIAHLLDRERKSARIIVFPKDLENETLEIINKKIFEFNNKYKDLEIKATGAQYMMKELNDSMLTGQVKSILLAFSLVFVLLFISLKKIKPTIISLLPIAFTMLIIFGFMGFTGISLNLFTATIFSITIGVGIDYAVHFTSVWRSLKDIGYNSKIALEKAYAYTARPIMANALGLSIGLSALLFSPLRIHVYMSVLMWVSMLSGVFISLSFLPTILRRAR from the coding sequence ATGAATGCCTATGTTAAATTAATAAAAAATAATCGTAAAATTTTTATTGTTTTCTTTATTTTACTAAACATTTTTGCTATTGCTGGTGTTACTAAGCTTAAAATCAAGTCGGATTTTGATATTTTCACACCACAAAATTCTGAACATAAGCAAATATTAGATGAAATGAATTCAACATTTAATACTTCAGAGCAAACAATTTTTTTAGTAGAAATTGATAGTCAAGACATATCGTTGAATGTTATTAAACAATTTAGACAAATACAAAATTTTTTAGAAGGAATAGATAACATTGAGTTTATTAATGGACCAGCTCCAGAGAAAATAGAAATGGATGATGAATCGATTAATTTAAATACTACTTTAACTGAAGAAAATTTAGATTTTCTTAAAGAGCATTATGAAGGTATGGGTGAGCTATCTACTTTAATACAGAAGAATAATAAAATATATGGTTTATTTACTGTTTTTCATGGCAATAGTTTTGGTGGTAATGGACTTAAACAAATAGAAAATTACTTAAATAATAATCAAATAACACATTATATTACTGGAGATATGTATATGCAGCATAAAATTATTGATTATATATTGATGATTCTGTGTTTTTTACCACCGGCTGCATTCTTATTAATTTTTATAGTGTTTAGAACACAAATGGGAAATATTAAAGCTACTTTTCTTTCTATACTACCAGCAGGTATTGCTGCTCTTTGGACTATGGGAACAATAGGTTGGATAGGAAAACCAGTATCTATAATTACAGTTTTAGCACCTATATTTACAATAGTAATAGGTAGTGCAGATGGTCTTCATTTTGTGTCACATGTTCAAGATTCTTGTTCTGAAGGAAAAGGAAGAATACGTAGCATTGTAGAAACACTTAAAATGGTAGGTGTACCTATGATTATTACAACTGTAACTTCTATGGCAGGATTTATGTCTTTGTTAGTTATGAATACGGATGCTATTAAAGACTTAGCTTTATTTGCCTCTTTAGGAATATTATTAGCAGGGGTAGCTACTTGGTATGTTCTTCCTCTTATTCTTGTTGGAAACATCAATTTGAATAAACCTGTAAGTAATGGTATATTTTTTACTAGAAAAATTAAAAGATTATGGGGAGTTGCAAGTATAGTTATTGTAATTATCTTGCTTGTTGTTGCTTTTATTGGAATACAAAATTTATCTACTGAGTTTAATCAGTTGCTAATTTATCGAAATCATACTAAGGTATATGAAAGTTTTGAAAAAATTATGGAAGTTAATGACGGAAGTATTCCAGTTTATCTATATATTAAAACGGAAAAAGACCCCTTAGAACCAAGTTATGCTCATAGATTTACTAAGTTGGAAAAAGATTTAGTTAATTCAAAGTACGTAAAAAAAGCCATAAGTACTTATGATGCATTATCACTTGTTAATGCAGGATTACTAGAATTAGAGCATCCTACTTACCCAAGAAATTTAAAACAAGTAAATTATATTAGTTCTTTAATAATTACTGAAGATAATAACCCAATAGCACATTTATTAGATAGGGAAAGAAAGAGTGCTAGGATAATTGTTTTTCCAAAAGATTTAGAGAATGAAACACTAGAAATAATAAATAAAAAAATATTTGAATTTAACAATAAATATAAAGATTTAGAAATAAAGGCAACTGGAGCACAGTATATGATGAAAGAATTGAATGATAGCATGCTAACAGGCCAAGTAAAATCTATTCTATTAGCATTTAGTTTGGTATTTGTATTGCTTTTTATCTCTCTTAAGAAAATTAAGCCAACAATTATATCGTTATTACCAATAGCTTTTACTATGCTTATAATCTTTGGGTTTATGGGTTTTACAGGGATATCGTTGAATTTATTTACTGCTACAATATTTAGTATAACTATTGGTGTTGGGATTGACTATGCTGTTCATTTTACTTCTGTGTGGAGAAGTTTAAAAGACATAGGATATAATAGTAAAATAGCACTTGAAAAAGCATATGCATATACAGCAAGGCCAATAATGGCTAATGCTCTAGGATTATCTATCGGATTAA
- a CDS encoding TetR/AcrR family transcriptional regulator, producing MNRAEVTKRKIIDSTIELIAEKGYAATSSREIAKKAGISEATIFKYYDNKDNLLNIVVETIIQDFLNYSFEHSFPKLLSENKSIQDMLQNILIERLTFFKENSNAFQVIIQEMMINPSIRELFIERVWVKLESISNDIFEKGKNEGVFRDIDNFFLQKALFGMLFYTNIFEKILNIQSEKYSIKKQADMILDILLNGISK from the coding sequence ATGAATAGAGCTGAAGTAACAAAAAGGAAAATAATTGATAGCACCATTGAACTTATTGCTGAAAAAGGGTATGCAGCTACTTCTTCTCGTGAAATTGCTAAGAAAGCTGGTATTTCAGAAGCTACTATATTTAAGTACTATGACAATAAGGATAATCTATTAAATATAGTTGTAGAGACAATAATACAAGACTTTTTAAACTACTCATTTGAACATTCATTTCCTAAGTTACTTTCAGAGAATAAATCTATACAAGATATGTTACAAAACATTCTTATAGAAAGACTTACTTTTTTTAAAGAAAATTCAAATGCTTTTCAGGTAATTATACAAGAAATGATGATTAATCCATCAATAAGAGAGCTATTCATAGAAAGGGTTTGGGTTAAACTTGAAAGCATATCAAATGATATATTTGAAAAAGGTAAAAATGAAGGAGTATTTAGAGACATAGATAATTTTTTCTTACAAAAAGCTTTATTCGGAATGTTATTTTATACTAATATATTTGAAAAAATTTTAAATATTCAAAGTGAAAAATACAGTATCAAGAAACAAGCAGATATGATACTTGACATTTTATTAAACGGAATTTCTAAGTAA
- a CDS encoding GrpB family protein: MREIIIDVHHIESTAIPGIKAKPIIDILVVVSDIGEVDSYNCCMAELGYVAMGEYGIQRRRFFIKGGNKEIERHINFRDYLINHPNEAKEYSQLKEKLAEKYTYDIDSYVRGKNKFINKIDEKAKAWKENQTK; this comes from the coding sequence ATGAGAGAAATAATAATCGATGTTCACCATATAGAAAGTACTGCTATTCCGGGTATTAAAGCTAAACCTATTATAGATATACTAGTTGTAGTATCAGATATAGGTGAAGTAGATAGTTATAATTGTTGTATGGCAGAATTAGGATATGTAGCTATGGGAGAGTATGGGATTCAAAGAAGAAGGTTCTTTATAAAAGGAGGAAATAAGGAAATTGAAAGACATATTAATTTTAGAGATTATTTAATAAATCATCCGAATGAAGCTAAGGAATATTCACAGTTAAAGGAGAAACTAGCTGAAAAGTATACATATGACATAGATAGTTATGTTAGAGGAAAAAACAAATTTATTAATAAAATAGATGAAAAAGCAAAGGCATGGAAAGAAAATCAGACAAAGTAG
- a CDS encoding CPBP family intramembrane glutamic endopeptidase — MANPIKIIPFAIFMLFFGPIVEELGWRGFALDHLEKHYNWVVSSIVLAFFWSLWHLPLFFIEGTYQYGLLQKSYFYIFSYMIGMFIPTSIIMDWLYNKNNKSILSGVLFHFSMNFYGELIDIPNSLKYTVSIFITFIFAGIILMTYKRNINSSVEKKI; from the coding sequence TTGGCTAATCCAATAAAGATTATACCATTTGCTATATTTATGCTATTTTTTGGACCTATAGTAGAAGAACTGGGCTGGAGAGGGTTTGCACTTGACCATTTAGAAAAGCATTACAACTGGGTTGTTTCTAGTATTGTACTGGCCTTTTTCTGGTCATTATGGCATTTACCATTATTTTTTATAGAAGGTACTTATCAATATGGTTTACTTCAAAAATCATATTTCTATATTTTTAGTTATATGATAGGTATGTTTATACCAACAAGTATTATTATGGACTGGCTATACAATAAAAACAATAAAAGTATTTTATCAGGGGTGTTATTTCATTTTAGTATGAATTTCTATGGTGAATTAATAGATATACCTAATAGTTTAAAATATACAGTATCAATATTCATTACTTTTATATTTGCGGGGATTATTTTAATGACATATAAAAGGAATATAAATTCTTCAGTGGAAAAGAAAATTTAG